Proteins encoded by one window of Geobacter sp. DSM 9736:
- a CDS encoding PAS domain S-box protein: protein MSFLASMVNSSDDAIIGKTPDGIIISWNRAAELMYGYSAEEIVGQPVTILMAPDHQYEMSDILKKIRSGERIDHYETVRKQKDGRLLNISLTISPIYNPSGALIGASSIARDITKRKQEEEQQLATFKYARSLIEASLDPMVTISPEGKVMDVNEAAVKATGARKEELIGTDFSDYFTEPEKAREGYQQVFAKGFVTDYPLTIRRRDGTLIDVLYNASVYRDGRGNVLGVFAAARDVTAQRHAAQYARSLIEASLDPLVTISPEGKITDVNEATVKVTGVPRDQLIGTVFSDYFTEPDKAREGYMRVFAEGFVTDYPLTIRAKSGELTDVLYNASVYRDVDGNVLGVFAAARDVTAQRQAAQYARSLIEASLDPLVTISPEGKITDVNEATVKVTGVPREHLVGTDFSDYFTDPDKAREGYQQVFAKGFVTDYPLTLRHREGALVHVLYNASVYRDVNGKVLGVFAAARDVTAQRQAAQYARSLIEASLDPLVTISPEGKITDVNEATVKVTGVPQEQLIGTDFSDYFTDPEKAREGYQRVFAEGFVTDYPLTIRHREGQLTDVLYNASVYRDVQGNVVGVFAAARDVTAQRQAAQYARSLIEASLDPLVTISSEGKIMDVNDATVKVTGVPRDELIGTDFSDYFTEPNTAREGYQRVFAEGFVTDYLLTIRHRDGHLTDVLYNASVYRDVYGNVLGVFAAARDVTAQRQAAQYARSLIEASLDPLVTISPEGKIMDVNEATVKVTGVPRDELVGTDFSDYFTEPDKAREGYQQVFAKGFVTDYPLTIRHRAGQFTNVLYNASVYRDVYGNVLGVFAAARDVTAQRQAAQYARSLIEASLDPLVTISPEGKIMDVNEATVKVTGVPRNELVGTDFSDYFTEPEKAREGYQQVFAKGFVTDYPLTIRHRNGHFTDVLYNASVYRDVEGNVLGVFAAARDVTESKRVMREFQETKTFLDNILQSSTKYSIIGKDLNYRILSWNEGARRNYGYTEDEIIGKDSGILHAPEDVQSGVVERLLRTAFEKGLAEGEFQRVRKDSTRFVASVVVTRRNDTSGNPIGYLLMSTDITEKKQAEEKLRYASQYARSLIEASLDPLVTISLEGKITDVNEATTKVTGVPREELIGTDFSDYFTEPDKAREGYMQVFSKGFVTDYPLTIRHREGRATNVLYNASIYKDALGNVLGVFAAARDVTAQREAEAKVAEQRAREEQRARELERLAELERFQKLTVGRELKMVELKKENEELRRERDICRTQHRSGTA from the coding sequence ATGTCTTTTTTGGCCTCGATGGTAAATTCCTCCGACGACGCCATCATCGGCAAAACGCCCGACGGGATCATCATCAGTTGGAACAGGGCCGCCGAGCTGATGTATGGCTACAGTGCAGAAGAAATTGTAGGACAGCCGGTTACCATCCTGATGGCGCCCGATCATCAGTACGAGATGAGCGATATCCTGAAGAAGATCCGCAGCGGAGAGCGGATCGACCATTATGAGACGGTGCGGAAACAGAAGGATGGGAGGCTTCTTAACATCTCGCTCACCATCTCCCCGATATACAATCCATCCGGAGCACTCATCGGCGCATCCTCCATCGCCAGAGATATTACGAAGCGGAAGCAGGAAGAGGAGCAGCAGCTGGCAACCTTCAAGTATGCCAGGAGCCTCATCGAGGCGAGTCTCGACCCTATGGTCACCATCAGTCCCGAAGGAAAGGTGATGGACGTCAACGAAGCTGCCGTCAAGGCTACCGGGGCCAGGAAAGAGGAGCTGATCGGCACCGACTTCTCCGATTATTTTACCGAGCCGGAGAAAGCACGGGAGGGGTACCAGCAGGTATTCGCCAAGGGCTTTGTGACCGACTACCCCCTCACGATCCGCCGAAGGGACGGCACCCTCATCGACGTTCTCTACAACGCCTCCGTCTACCGGGACGGCCGCGGAAACGTTCTCGGAGTCTTCGCGGCAGCCCGGGACGTCACGGCGCAGCGGCACGCGGCCCAATATGCACGCAGCCTCATCGAGGCATCCCTCGACCCGCTCGTAACCATCAGCCCCGAAGGGAAAATCACCGACGTCAACGAGGCCACCGTGAAAGTGACCGGGGTCCCCCGTGACCAGTTGATCGGCACCGTCTTCTCCGACTACTTCACGGAACCGGACAAGGCCCGTGAAGGGTACATGCGGGTCTTCGCGGAGGGTTTCGTAACCGATTACCCCCTGACCATACGCGCCAAGAGCGGCGAGCTGACCGACGTCCTCTACAACGCCTCCGTTTACCGCGACGTGGACGGGAACGTTCTCGGGGTTTTTGCCGCGGCCCGTGATGTGACGGCGCAGCGGCAGGCGGCGCAGTATGCACGAAGCCTTATCGAGGCGAGTCTTGATCCGCTGGTTACCATCAGCCCCGAGGGAAAAATCACCGACGTCAACGAGGCGACGGTGAAGGTGACCGGCGTGCCCCGGGAGCATCTGGTGGGGACCGACTTCTCTGATTACTTCACCGATCCGGATAAAGCACGCGAGGGATACCAGCAGGTATTCGCCAAAGGCTTCGTAACCGACTACCCACTAACGCTCCGGCACCGGGAGGGGGCGCTCGTTCACGTTCTCTACAACGCCTCGGTCTACCGCGACGTGAACGGCAAGGTCCTGGGCGTCTTTGCTGCGGCGCGCGACGTCACCGCACAGCGGCAGGCCGCCCAGTACGCGCGAAGCCTGATAGAGGCGAGTCTCGACCCCCTCGTTACAATCAGCCCGGAAGGAAAGATCACCGACGTGAACGAGGCGACTGTAAAGGTTACGGGAGTGCCCCAGGAGCAGCTGATCGGCACCGACTTCTCCGATTATTTCACCGATCCCGAAAAGGCCCGGGAGGGATACCAGCGGGTATTTGCCGAGGGGTTCGTCACCGACTACCCGCTTACGATCCGCCACCGGGAGGGGCAGCTGACCGACGTCCTCTACAACGCTTCCGTCTATCGCGACGTGCAGGGAAACGTCGTCGGCGTCTTCGCTGCAGCCCGCGACGTGACAGCCCAGCGGCAGGCGGCGCAGTATGCCCGAAGCCTGATAGAGGCGAGTCTCGATCCGCTTGTCACCATCAGCTCCGAAGGCAAGATCATGGACGTCAACGACGCCACCGTGAAAGTAACGGGGGTGCCCCGGGACGAACTGATCGGTACCGACTTCTCCGACTACTTCACCGAACCGAACACGGCCAGGGAGGGATACCAGCGGGTATTCGCCGAGGGTTTCGTCACCGACTACCTGCTCACCATCCGGCATCGTGACGGGCACCTTACCGACGTCCTCTACAACGCCTCGGTCTATAGGGATGTTTACGGCAATGTCCTCGGCGTTTTTGCCGCGGCCCGCGACGTTACCGCCCAGCGGCAGGCGGCCCAGTACGCCCGGAGCCTCATCGAGGCCTCCCTCGACCCGCTGGTCACCATCAGCCCGGAAGGGAAGATCATGGACGTCAACGAGGCTACGGTGAAGGTCACCGGTGTCCCTCGGGACGAGCTCGTCGGCACGGACTTCTCCGACTATTTCACCGAGCCGGACAAGGCGCGGGAAGGTTACCAGCAGGTATTCGCCAAGGGGTTCGTCACCGACTACCCTCTTACCATCCGCCACAGAGCAGGGCAGTTCACCAACGTCCTGTACAACGCCTCAGTCTACCGCGATGTTTACGGAAACGTTCTCGGGGTGTTCGCGGCGGCCCGCGACGTCACCGCCCAGCGGCAGGCGGCGCAGTATGCCAGAAGCCTGATAGAGGCCTCCCTCGACCCGCTGGTCACCATCAGCCCGGAAGGGAAGATCATGGACGTCAACGAGGCGACGGTCAAGGTAACTGGAGTGCCCCGGAACGAGCTGGTGGGCACCGATTTCTCCGACTACTTCACTGAACCGGAAAAGGCCCGTGAAGGTTACCAGCAGGTCTTTGCCAAAGGCTTCGTCACCGATTACCCCCTAACTATCCGCCACAGGAACGGGCACTTCACCGACGTCCTCTACAATGCGTCGGTGTATCGGGACGTGGAGGGAAATGTGCTCGGCGTCTTCGCCGCCGCCCGTGATGTCACCGAGTCGAAACGGGTCATGCGGGAGTTCCAGGAGACGAAGACCTTCCTCGACAACATTCTGCAAAGCTCCACCAAGTACTCGATCATCGGAAAGGACCTGAACTACCGCATCCTCTCCTGGAACGAGGGAGCCCGGCGCAACTACGGCTACACAGAGGACGAGATCATCGGCAAGGACTCCGGCATTCTTCACGCTCCCGAGGACGTGCAGTCCGGTGTCGTGGAGCGTCTTCTGAGAACGGCCTTCGAGAAAGGTCTGGCGGAAGGGGAGTTCCAGCGGGTGCGGAAGGACAGTACACGCTTCGTCGCAAGCGTCGTCGTGACGAGAAGGAATGACACTTCCGGGAACCCGATCGGATACCTCCTCATGAGTACCGATATCACGGAGAAGAAACAGGCGGAGGAGAAACTGCGGTACGCCTCCCAGTACGCGAGAAGCCTTATCGAGGCGAGTCTCGACCCGCTGGTGACCATCAGCCTGGAGGGGAAGATCACCGACGTTAACGAGGCCACCACCAAGGTCACGGGGGTGCCGCGGGAGGAGCTGATCGGCACCGATTTCTCCGACTACTTCACCGAACCCGACAAGGCCCGGGAGGGGTACATGCAGGTCTTCTCCAAGGGGTTCGTCACCGACTATCCCCTTACCATACGGCATCGGGAAGGACGGGCCACCAACGTCCTCTACAACGCGTCGATCTACAAAGACGCGCTGGGTAACGTTCTCGGGGTCTTCGCGGCCGCCCGCGACGTCACCGCCCAGAGGGAGGCAGAGGCAAAGGTCGCCGAGCAGCGTGCCCGGGAGGAGCAGCGCGCCCGGGAGCTGGAGCGCCTGGCAGAGCTGGAGCGGTTCCAGAAGCTGACTGTGGGGCGTGAGCTGAAGATGGTGGAGCTGAAGAAGGAAAATGAGGAGCTGAGAAGGGAGAGGGATATATGCCGGACCCAGCATCGCTCCGGGACCGCATAG
- a CDS encoding putative nucleotidyltransferase substrate binding domain-containing protein: MPRPAEHIADGSHESVADGLMEKIRGYLAFLEREESARLLTALKEEIEAEISVAEGSLARELSLTQAIRETSRFDALAAMHLELNELEMDRFLRVQSVPALHSNCTEYRDLLAGKVLGMVEQELAERGSGPAPLPYALVSMGSDGREEQTLITDQDYLIVYGDGGGEGADAYFKEFSELLVERLAEIGFKKCTGDIMPSNPTWRGSLSQWRKKLLAIVRYEYADYAKNLMDLIVLSDARYVAGDAVLAQSLIEHIRGLEQDYFQVLWGMAKAATEMKLALGFLKRFWTEGSGDHKGEFNLKLLAWAPLVMNVRILSINHGIPATNTIRRIELLEKERSLSAATAGGLKDAYHVLTKHRILLQIKVIKGINRDSYYLNPYRLPADEREQIRQALLQIEDLQKMIHTNFSIM, from the coding sequence ATGCCTCGACCCGCTGAACATATAGCTGACGGTTCCCACGAATCGGTGGCCGACGGACTCATGGAGAAGATTCGAGGTTATCTCGCCTTCCTGGAGCGGGAGGAGTCCGCCCGCCTCCTAACCGCACTCAAGGAGGAGATAGAAGCGGAGATATCCGTAGCGGAAGGCTCCCTGGCACGGGAGCTGTCGCTTACGCAGGCAATCCGTGAGACTTCCAGGTTCGACGCGCTGGCCGCAATGCACCTTGAGTTGAATGAACTGGAGATGGACCGGTTCCTCCGGGTCCAGTCGGTGCCGGCCCTTCACAGCAACTGCACCGAATACCGCGATCTCCTCGCCGGGAAGGTGCTCGGAATGGTGGAGCAGGAACTGGCGGAGCGGGGAAGCGGACCTGCGCCGCTTCCGTATGCTCTCGTCAGCATGGGGAGCGACGGGAGGGAGGAACAGACCCTCATTACCGACCAGGACTACCTCATCGTCTATGGGGACGGTGGCGGAGAGGGGGCGGATGCTTATTTCAAGGAGTTCTCGGAGCTTCTTGTGGAGCGGCTGGCGGAGATCGGCTTCAAGAAGTGCACCGGCGATATCATGCCGAGCAACCCCACATGGCGGGGGTCCCTGAGCCAGTGGCGGAAAAAGCTGCTGGCCATTGTAAGATACGAGTATGCCGACTACGCCAAAAACCTCATGGACCTGATTGTGCTGTCAGACGCCCGTTACGTGGCCGGTGACGCGGTTCTGGCGCAGTCGCTCATCGAGCACATCCGCGGCCTGGAACAGGACTACTTTCAGGTACTGTGGGGGATGGCAAAAGCAGCCACGGAAATGAAACTGGCCCTCGGGTTTCTGAAACGGTTCTGGACGGAGGGTTCCGGAGACCACAAGGGAGAGTTCAACCTGAAGCTCCTCGCATGGGCGCCGCTTGTGATGAATGTGCGCATTCTTTCCATCAACCACGGAATCCCGGCAACCAACACCATCCGGCGGATCGAGCTCCTGGAAAAGGAGCGGTCCCTTTCCGCTGCCACGGCCGGCGGACTCAAAGATGCCTACCATGTGCTCACCAAACACCGCATTCTGCTGCAGATCAAGGTGATCAAGGGGATCAACAGGGACTCTTACTACCTCAACCCGTACCGGCTGCCGGCTGACGAGCGTGAACAGATCCGGCAGGCCCTGCTGCAGATAGAGGACCTGCAGAAGATGATCCATACTAACTTCTCCATCATGTAG
- a CDS encoding cation acetate symporter, which translates to MKKLLAAATLAMSLTSFAYAVEPAKAPAAPGTPSATAPAAPGTPAVAAPAATPGAPAAATPAPAAPAKPEIKANRAITLTMFGIIIGITLAVVIWAARKTKTAADFYAAGGGITGTQNGWAIAGDYMSAASFLGISGLISLYGYDGFMYSVGWLVAYITVLLIVAEPCRNAGKYTLGDILSFRTEPKPVRAVCALSVVAVSTFYLTAQMVGAGKLMQLLIGVPYKTAIIGVGILMVGYVVFGGMTATTWVQIIKAGLLMSGAALLSVLVGMKAGFNPLQFFSDIATNPNVIEHVQKVVLKHPVAEPGFDYGQRFLEPGLFLKNPLDQISLGMALVLGTAGMPHILMRFFTVPTAQAARKSVIIAMFIIGGFYVLTTLLGFGAAIHVTPQKIFAFDKGGNMATMLLAQQLGGDISPIVGDLFLAFLCAVAFATILAVVSGLVLAASAAIAHDIYVNVIREGHADQHEQVMAARITSLVVGAAGILIGIAAEKQNVAHLVALAFAVASSGNLPVVVMSLFWRKFNTAGVISGLVVGTVASIALVMVSPNMTYPKVVAADAQKVVKKLEEKQAGGAILSEKETKELAKAKADYDKNKDGKSAIGLDKPLITLKNPGIISIPLGFIAAIVGALAFPSRRSEEMFDEIYVRQNTGIGMAKAIDH; encoded by the coding sequence ATGAAAAAATTACTTGCTGCCGCCACTCTGGCCATGTCGCTGACTTCCTTTGCGTATGCCGTTGAACCGGCTAAGGCTCCTGCGGCTCCCGGTACACCCTCTGCTACGGCTCCTGCCGCCCCTGGTACACCCGCAGTGGCAGCTCCTGCCGCTACTCCCGGAGCTCCAGCTGCCGCAACTCCTGCGCCGGCCGCTCCTGCCAAACCCGAGATAAAAGCGAACCGTGCGATTACCCTGACCATGTTCGGCATCATCATCGGCATAACCCTCGCCGTCGTCATCTGGGCTGCTAGGAAAACAAAGACAGCCGCGGATTTCTATGCTGCCGGCGGCGGGATCACTGGTACTCAGAACGGCTGGGCCATCGCAGGCGATTATATGTCCGCGGCTTCGTTTCTGGGGATTTCGGGCCTCATCTCCCTTTACGGGTACGACGGTTTTATGTATTCCGTCGGCTGGCTCGTTGCCTACATCACCGTCCTGCTGATTGTTGCCGAACCCTGCAGGAATGCGGGGAAGTATACCCTGGGAGACATCCTCTCCTTCCGAACCGAGCCCAAGCCGGTCCGGGCCGTCTGTGCTCTTTCCGTCGTTGCCGTCTCCACCTTCTACCTCACCGCACAGATGGTCGGTGCCGGCAAGCTCATGCAGCTGCTCATAGGAGTTCCCTATAAAACGGCAATCATCGGCGTCGGTATCCTGATGGTCGGGTACGTCGTTTTCGGCGGAATGACCGCCACCACCTGGGTCCAGATCATCAAGGCCGGTCTGCTTATGTCGGGTGCAGCCCTGCTGTCGGTTCTCGTGGGGATGAAGGCCGGTTTCAACCCTCTACAGTTCTTCTCCGACATCGCAACCAACCCAAATGTCATCGAGCACGTCCAGAAGGTGGTCCTGAAGCATCCGGTGGCCGAACCCGGCTTCGACTACGGTCAGCGCTTCCTGGAGCCGGGCCTGTTCCTCAAGAACCCGCTTGACCAGATTTCTCTCGGCATGGCGCTGGTTCTGGGCACTGCCGGCATGCCCCACATCCTCATGCGCTTCTTCACCGTTCCGACCGCCCAGGCTGCCCGTAAATCCGTTATCATCGCCATGTTCATCATCGGCGGCTTCTATGTCCTGACCACGCTCCTCGGTTTCGGCGCGGCGATCCACGTGACGCCCCAGAAGATATTCGCTTTCGACAAAGGGGGCAACATGGCGACCATGCTCCTTGCCCAGCAGCTCGGCGGCGACATATCACCCATCGTCGGCGACCTCTTCCTTGCCTTCCTCTGCGCGGTTGCGTTCGCCACCATTCTCGCCGTCGTCTCCGGCCTCGTGCTGGCGGCTTCTGCGGCCATAGCCCACGACATCTACGTCAACGTCATCAGGGAAGGCCATGCGGACCAGCACGAGCAGGTCATGGCCGCCCGTATCACCTCACTGGTCGTCGGTGCAGCCGGCATCCTGATCGGTATCGCGGCAGAGAAGCAGAACGTGGCACACCTGGTGGCGCTGGCTTTCGCGGTTGCCTCCTCCGGAAACCTGCCTGTCGTCGTGATGTCGCTGTTCTGGCGGAAATTCAATACCGCCGGAGTCATTTCTGGACTCGTCGTCGGTACCGTTGCTTCCATCGCCTTGGTCATGGTATCCCCGAACATGACCTATCCCAAGGTTGTGGCTGCTGATGCCCAGAAGGTGGTCAAGAAGCTCGAGGAGAAGCAGGCGGGCGGAGCCATCCTGTCCGAGAAGGAAACGAAGGAGCTGGCGAAAGCGAAGGCCGACTATGACAAGAACAAGGACGGCAAATCCGCCATAGGCTTAGACAAGCCGCTCATAACCCTGAAGAACCCCGGCATCATCTCGATCCCGCTGGGTTTCATAGCTGCCATCGTCGGCGCACTCGCATTCCCCAGCCGGCGGTCCGAAGAGATGTTCGACGAGATTTACGTTCGCCAGAATACCGGTATCGGAATGGCCAAGGCAATTGATCATTAA
- a CDS encoding DUF485 domain-containing protein, protein MSERQYDWAKIAKNPKFIELHHKKTVFLFGWWIFSTVYYFLLPIGAAYTPGLFKIKIIGSVNFGYLFALSQFFVSWGLAMYYAHVANKDFDRLTRELVDELR, encoded by the coding sequence ATGTCCGAGAGGCAGTATGACTGGGCGAAAATCGCAAAGAACCCAAAGTTCATCGAACTGCACCACAAAAAGACGGTTTTTTTGTTCGGCTGGTGGATTTTCTCCACCGTTTACTACTTCCTTCTTCCGATTGGGGCTGCTTACACGCCGGGTCTGTTCAAGATCAAGATCATCGGCAGCGTTAACTTCGGCTATCTCTTCGCGCTTTCCCAGTTCTTCGTTTCCTGGGGGTTGGCGATGTACTATGCCCATGTGGCCAACAAGGACTTCGACCGGTTGACTCGTGAACTGGTCGATGAGCTCAGGTAA
- a CDS encoding IclR family transcriptional regulator produces the protein MSSKISSYTVQSVDKALDILDILSEGSIHATLQNLSDRLGISRNKTFRLLATLENRGLVERDPLSGIYHLGLATVEVAHRFINSASIIRYAHPVMEGLARKHDEAVYMTVMKGDEVLFLDMVDCGQQIKAAPFLGKRFPFFTNAAGKVIKSLESRDLLEKLFKRGREKKKLPDLVALESELNDIREKGVAIESGGLGEGIITVAVAVRDYAGKVIGALTMLGPSFRMVTERVENEIIPSLREQAELLSMKFGYART, from the coding sequence ATGTCGAGCAAAATCAGTTCCTATACTGTTCAGTCTGTCGATAAAGCATTGGATATTCTCGATATTCTGTCGGAAGGGTCTATTCATGCGACTCTTCAGAATCTTTCCGACAGGCTGGGGATAAGCAGGAACAAAACGTTCCGGCTTCTGGCGACTCTCGAAAACCGGGGGCTCGTGGAGCGTGATCCTTTGAGCGGGATCTACCACCTGGGGCTGGCGACGGTGGAGGTGGCACATCGGTTCATCAACAGTGCCAGCATCATCAGGTACGCGCATCCCGTGATGGAGGGGCTCGCACGGAAGCATGACGAAGCGGTCTACATGACGGTGATGAAGGGGGACGAGGTGCTGTTTCTCGATATGGTCGACTGCGGGCAGCAGATCAAGGCCGCCCCTTTTCTCGGCAAGCGCTTCCCCTTCTTCACAAATGCAGCGGGGAAGGTGATCAAGTCGCTTGAATCGCGAGACCTCCTTGAAAAGCTGTTCAAGCGGGGGCGGGAGAAGAAAAAGCTGCCCGACCTTGTCGCTCTCGAATCGGAGCTGAACGATATTCGCGAAAAGGGGGTCGCCATCGAGTCAGGAGGTCTCGGGGAGGGTATCATCACAGTCGCTGTCGCTGTGAGGGACTACGCGGGTAAGGTGATAGGGGCGCTCACTATGCTAGGGCCCTCTTTCCGCATGGTGACGGAAAGGGTGGAGAACGAAATCATCCCATCGCTCCGTGAACAGGCGGAGTTGCTTTCCATGAAGTTCGGGTACGCGAGAACATAG
- a CDS encoding YebC/PmpR family DNA-binding transcriptional regulator translates to MSGHNKWSTIKHKKGAADAKRGKIFTKLIKEITVAAKLGGGDPDGNPRLRAAIDKAKAENMPKDNIERAIKKGTGELEGVSYEEITYEGYGPGGVAVLVEVMTDNRNRTVSEVRSIFTKMNGNMGETGCVSWMFDKKGLIIFSKQTDFDKLFEAALEAGAEDVSDQEEQIEVLTDPSNFMEVREALTKAGFAIESAEVTMIPQTMIKLEGKPAETMLKLMERLEDNDDVQNVYANFDISAEDMERLM, encoded by the coding sequence ATGTCCGGCCATAATAAATGGAGCACCATCAAGCACAAAAAGGGTGCTGCCGATGCAAAGCGTGGAAAAATCTTCACAAAACTTATCAAGGAAATAACCGTCGCGGCAAAACTGGGCGGCGGCGATCCGGACGGTAATCCTCGCCTTCGTGCGGCTATAGACAAAGCCAAGGCGGAAAACATGCCGAAGGACAACATAGAGCGCGCCATCAAGAAGGGAACCGGAGAACTTGAAGGGGTGTCGTACGAAGAGATTACCTACGAAGGTTATGGCCCCGGTGGAGTCGCTGTACTTGTGGAAGTGATGACCGACAACAGGAATCGCACCGTCTCCGAGGTCCGCAGTATCTTCACCAAGATGAACGGAAACATGGGAGAGACAGGCTGCGTATCCTGGATGTTCGACAAGAAGGGGCTCATCATTTTCTCCAAGCAGACCGATTTCGACAAGCTTTTCGAGGCCGCTCTCGAAGCAGGCGCCGAAGACGTCTCTGATCAGGAGGAGCAGATCGAAGTGCTGACGGACCCCTCCAATTTCATGGAAGTCCGGGAAGCTCTGACCAAGGCGGGATTCGCTATCGAGTCCGCAGAAGTTACGATGATTCCCCAAACGATGATCAAGCTGGAGGGGAAGCCCGCCGAAACCATGCTGAAGCTTATGGAGCGGCTCGAAGACAACGACGACGTGCAGAATGTCTACGCGAACTTCGATATATCAGCAGAAGACATGGAACGGTTGATGTAG
- the ruvC gene encoding crossover junction endodeoxyribonuclease RuvC — translation MNILGIDPGSRITGYGIIRTEGNRLVHVDNGAIFAGASPDFPSRLHKIYRQLSEVIDRYRPDAVAVENIFFATNVQSALKLGQARGAALVAGVNAGLPLYEYTALQVKQAVVGHGRASKEQVQKMLKALLNLPETAQEDASDALAVAVCHAHSAHLNSLRKKLT, via the coding sequence ATGAACATTCTAGGCATCGATCCAGGTTCCCGCATCACCGGCTACGGCATAATCCGCACCGAAGGAAACCGCCTGGTCCATGTAGACAATGGCGCAATATTCGCCGGGGCCTCTCCAGATTTCCCTTCGCGGCTTCACAAGATCTATCGGCAACTCTCCGAGGTCATAGACCGTTACCGGCCCGATGCGGTCGCGGTGGAGAACATCTTTTTCGCCACCAACGTGCAAAGCGCCCTTAAGCTAGGTCAGGCGCGAGGCGCAGCCCTTGTGGCCGGAGTCAATGCGGGGCTCCCCCTTTACGAATATACCGCTTTGCAGGTAAAACAGGCGGTGGTAGGGCACGGAAGGGCGAGCAAGGAGCAGGTCCAGAAAATGCTCAAGGCGCTGCTGAACCTTCCCGAGACGGCTCAGGAGGATGCCTCCGACGCTCTGGCAGTGGCGGTTTGCCACGCCCACTCAGCACACCTTAACTCACTGAGGAAAAAGCTGACATGA
- the ruvA gene encoding Holliday junction branch migration protein RuvA: MIALLTGKLAHKSPEFIILDVNGVGYRVQIPFSTYYELPEETSTTTLHIFTHVKEDAINLYGFRTLAEKSMFQHLISVSGIGPKLGSNILSNIDVKELAAAITGGDLGRLGSIPGIGKKTAERLVLELKEKLRSMQHTEDAAPRAAAALPDVAEDVTSALLNLGYKEAQVKKALAELTLQPGDTVETALKQALKLLMR, from the coding sequence ATGATTGCACTGCTCACCGGGAAGCTGGCACACAAGTCGCCGGAGTTCATAATTCTCGACGTCAACGGCGTCGGCTACCGCGTCCAGATCCCCTTCTCCACGTACTACGAACTTCCCGAGGAGACCAGCACCACCACCCTCCACATCTTCACCCATGTCAAAGAAGACGCCATTAATCTCTACGGTTTCCGAACCCTGGCAGAAAAAAGCATGTTCCAGCACCTGATCTCCGTCTCGGGAATCGGACCGAAACTGGGGAGCAACATTCTCTCCAACATAGACGTGAAGGAGCTTGCTGCCGCCATTACCGGAGGAGACCTGGGGCGGCTAGGCTCCATTCCTGGCATAGGCAAGAAGACGGCCGAGCGCCTTGTCCTTGAGCTGAAGGAAAAGTTACGGTCGATGCAGCATACTGAAGATGCCGCGCCCCGCGCGGCGGCTGCCCTCCCTGATGTAGCAGAGGATGTCACGTCGGCCCTTCTCAATTTGGGGTATAAGGAAGCTCAGGTGAAAAAAGCGTTGGCCGAGTTGACCCTTCAGCCGGGAGACACTGTGGAGACGGCACTGAAGCAGGCACTGAAGCTGCTGATGAGATAA